The DNA sequence AGTACGCCCTTCAGTCAATGTGTATACTGAGTTTCCTGAAGAACAAGGAAAAGTAAACGTCCTTTACTGCTATGCCACTGGGTTTTACCCTGGTGACATTGAAATAAACTTTTATCTAAATGGCCAAAAGTCCACTGTGAAAGCAGAGACCTCTGACTTAATGTATGGGGAAGACTGGACCTTCAGAGTGTACAAGTATATGAATATGACCCCACAGTATGGAGACAAGTACACATGTGAAGTGAGACACAGTAGTATGGTTGAACCTAAAATGACAGAGTGGAGTAAGTTTGGTCACTTTTTTggaaattatgaaatataaaatgtgttctaAAAGGAATACATTGATAGAACCAGTAATAAACCTGTCTGCTGTTTTCTCAAGGGCCTGAGTTTTCAGTATCCACATCACATCTCTACTGGGCTTATTCACTACCTCCCAGCATCCTGCTGGGCATCATGGTCTCTGTTCTGATTGTAAGAAGAAAAGGCTGCTCTCAGTTATAAAGGTGCTTTCAAAGACTAAACTGCAGCGTATATGTGCATCTGTGAATTTTGTGCTCCTGGGATCCTGGCATAGACGCTTGACTTCTTTAGATTACatgatattttaatgaatttctcTACATGCCACAGTTTTAAGTCTGAATGTCCTATTCAGAGGTTTGATCAAAAACACTCACTCCTTGTTCTTTAATAatgaatttgaaataattttctaaatgtttgtTGTAAATAAACATCTCAGAAAAATCTTATGGGGATTCAAATCAGAATatgagtttttgttttgaaaCAAGGCATAATTTTAATGCATGTCTTTTGGAGAGGACACCAGGACAAACAGCTGTTAATCAGTCAATAACAAGACAATAGGGGCAAAAAATCATAAATCAATATTCCTATGAAATGTGAGATACTCTTATGAAAATGTTGTAAAGTTATAACTCTCATAATAACACTTCTCATGGTTTACCCCAAGAACACATTAATAGGCAAATTAGATGCAGTGTAGCTGTATGTATATACATTGAATAAAATGGGAATATTTATTTATGGACATTTTACACACATTGCATGAAGTAAAAATAGTATTTCAAATCGTTCTGTTTCATCTTTCATAAAATATTTGAGAATAATCTTTGTACAAAGTTTTCTAGCCTGAAACCTAAAAACTggaaaacattgtttttgcttatatgcatttttatgtgtttaaatataatataaaatattaataaaatatattatttaaaaaagttgtttttctcTCCATTTGTTTCTGTTGtggcattaaaaaatacaaaataattttcagGGGAATGTGGATAATAATACAGAACTCACAAATTAGGTATAATCCATCACCTTAAATTatttaatcatcaattattgatctTCATTGTGTAAATTTCCGTGTTGTCCTTTAGtcactctaaaataaaataatttttgatttatAAAATTCTATATTTACTGTGCAAGACCCAAGCTGAACACATGGCAGCAGCAAAACCACAAAAACTTGAAATTGCCTTAGGTTCTCCTCCCAACTTCCATatctttcaaaacatttatttagaaaattttGGAGACAAATGTCATCAATAGTAAGTCATATGTTTTATGTCTCATTCTTATCATACATACGATCTGTGCAGTATCACATAGAGACCTTTTGATGGACGAATGAACGCTGCCCTCCCAGAAGAATCTGCGCTTCGGTTCGATCGAATCATTTAAAAGAATCGTTTCAAATGAACAACTCGCGAATCAGACGTCACGACTCCACAGGCGCTCGCGCGTCTTCATGTGAGAACAGGAGCATCTTAACTAACTCCTGCAACAGTTTATCAAACATTTCCTCTCAGGCTTGTTTCCAACGACATTTAGACTGCACAGCTTGGAACCGTGAACACATTTAAGGATTAAAAACAACCGACACAAGAAGAACATTCAGCGCTTTTAAAGAGTCCCGGTCAGAAATAGGAGGATGAAGTTATCATACACAGTTTATCTCCTGCTGAATTTTTTATCATTGTACGACTGTAATGATTCAGCGCAGGTGAGTATGCACGTATATTTATAATTCTATTATTGATATTTACATAATAGCTctttaatatttatatgaatatataattataatgcaaAGTTTCAATCATATTAGTGcattatatgattttatattattatggcATGTTTCAAAAATCTAAACCACCTCAATAACAAACATATGACAAACTTGGCATAGAGTAGatcaattaatttgaataaatattgagtGACTTTTAGTTCATTTGGTGATATTTAGTGGATTTATGAAGTCGGTTCTTCATAGTGTAGCTTTTTAACAATATATCTATTAATTCATCTTTGTCATCCTTACAAATTTCTTTTAAAGTTTTGCTTATTTTCTTCACAATAAATCCCACTTGCATAGCTAAAATGTCTAGTATCTAATTAAATGACATTGAGACATTTTAAGTGTGACTTGAGTGTCCAAAAGGTTTCAGAGCCAGCAATTTAAGTTATTAAATCTGTCAGATgcattgttgtattttttttccagataAGCTCTGCCTTTATTTACCATGGCATGGCGCTTAGTGAAATTTAAAGCCAATACATTTCTTCTAATGAGACTGTATTAAACTGCCATGAATAACATACAGGAGACCAGTGTTTTGGACAGAGGTTGTAGAGACATCTGCCTAACAGCTTTCTGTAGAACTGCCATCAAGCAGCTGAATATAAAAAGTGAGTATTAGACTCTTACATGTGGTTCCTGGAGAGGACCTAGAGGTTGCCCATTGAGCGAATGCACGGTCCAAATGCATCTGAGACAACATCGCTTCTGTTAAATTGTTGCTGGAGTAATATTTGTGTTTCTAAGGGAACTCAGTTGTGTTGGCCTGAGCTTTCATGCCATGCCACACAGGAGTCCCTGTGCCTTAATGCATGACATCACCCACAACATCTGTCCTTGATCATTcatatgcatttttcattttcatacaaagCTAACGTTTAGTGGGAAGTTCTTTAAATCTCCTCCATATATGAGCTTGTGTTCGGGCGAATCTGTAATATAGGGATAACTGCTTGCCATCAAATTGTAACCAGGTGCTGGGATGATTGTGCTTTTTTGCCTCAGGGTTGTATGGATAAGCATCGAGTGATGGGGATGCTGCGTCAAATGGAGAAGTTTCTTAAAGGACAGGAGATCCGATTCACCGAAGGGCTTCGGATTATTAAATCAAAACTCACAAACCTTCAAAACTCAGTGTCCAAGCCCCCACAAGCAGACCAGTCCTCGTGTAAGTGCCGTAACACTtcacatattcatatattttattatatcaatGGACTGTGTAACTGGTTCTTTCTTCTTTAATAAATGCACATGTTTATTTCTGACTTATTGATGATTCTAGGCCACTGGTATCAAAAATAGCTTTCAGTAAACTCTAAAAAGTATACTGAAAACAATAGTGTTACTTTGAaaccattttcactcagaaattactaGGAATTACTACAAGAAACACATTAAATGAAACATGGAATGCTGAAGTAGAtagactaaaataatattttctaatgtGTACTCAaatcatctttgttttatttacagctttaaaaaaaaaaaaatgtaactatagtaacttaaataactaaaactgatttcaaaataaaaataaagctaaatagaaatgttacaaaaaatccccaaaactaaaaagtgacaaaatgtgacaaaattactaaaacttaaagttaaaatgaaaatttaaaattaaaaaactatataaaagcatttttttaaataaacactgaaatagtctatacataatacaaaataaataaataaatgaataaaataatataaccaacaaaat is a window from the Carassius gibelio isolate Cgi1373 ecotype wild population from Czech Republic chromosome A13, carGib1.2-hapl.c, whole genome shotgun sequence genome containing:
- the zmp:0000001138 gene encoding patr class II histocompatibility antigen, DO beta chain, whose protein sequence is MEIIQTFMFILLLSPQITMWTDYQTVNVLAYTRMMENGSTDQAVVVLVNEATFAYFDQAKNTFVLRPSASAGFSVLEGSDRSFCMYEVLAGFYRQTDYLEKLKQETNSSKSLLVRPSVNVYTEFPEEQGKVNVLYCYATGFYPGDIEINFYLNGQKSTVKAETSDLMYGEDWTFRVYKYMNMTPQYGDKYTCEVRHSSMVEPKMTEWRPEFSVSTSHLYWAYSLPPSILLGIMVSVLIVRRKGCSQL